The Flammeovirga yaeyamensis genome segment AAAATGAGAGAAATCATTATCAATAAGAGTTCTTATATTAATTTCTTCAATGAATTATCTTCACAATTTGATTGCACGAACTATGGCAATGAGTTAAAAGTGACGATTAATGAAGAAAGTTCGTTGACCATTAGAGGTTATTCCATTAATGACGGATTGGAAATTTCGGAAATTGAAGGTTACATCAATGAGCCTATTAAATTGGTGAGAACGAAAAATGATGACCCCGCTTTTGTTATTGCCTATTTCCTCACTCCTTTTCGATTTACCAACGAATACGATTTTTCAGATTTTCAGATTCAGAGAAAAAAATACTGGTCGAACATCAAAGAAGATGAAGTGTTCTACTTCCCTGCCCATCAAAAAGTCTCCATCTTATCTATTAAGCATTCCTATGCAATGATGGAGAAATATAATCAAACAGGTGTCCCACTAATTAATAATTTATTGAACACGAAATCTCCTTTTATCATTTATGAGAGTATCTCCAAGACCTCTCAACAGATTATTAAAGATGTAAAAGGATGTAATTTTAATAATGACATTGAAAAGCTAAAGCTTGATTACCTCACTTATCAGCTGCTTTATAACTTTGCGAACAAAGTAGAAAATCGTTTTGGCAAAGGTGTGCTCCCTAAACGCTATCCAGAAACTGATGTTGAAAAGGTATTTAGAGTAAAGAATTATATCGAAGAAAACTACACAGAAGTAATCAAAGCTGAAAATTTGGCTGAGGTTGCTCAGTTTAGTTATAGTAAGCTGAGAAAGCTATTTAAAGAGATCGTCGGGATTTCCATATTACAATACGCGAATCATTATAAAATTACCATGGCACATCAGTGGCTGATGGATAGCACTCATAATGTTTCTGATTGTACGTATCATTTAGGGTTTAGTAGTATGACACATTTTGGGAAATTATTTAAAGACAAATATGGGTGCACGCCAAGTGAGTTTATAAAAAAAGCCAAGTAATTATTTGAATCACTTGGCTAATATATTTTCTATATATCAAATTACTTTTTCACAGCAGCGTAATGCTTGTAGAATAATTCGATAGTTTCAATTCCTTTTAAGAAATTATCTACACCAAACTTTTCGTTAGGTGAGTGGATAGCATCAGAGTCTAAACCGAAGCCCATCATGATAGAATCCAAGCCTAATTCTTCTTTGAATAAAGCTACAATTGGAATGGAACCACCACTTCTTACTGGAATAGGTTCTTTACCATCGAATGCCTCAGCATAAGCATTTGATGCTGCTTT includes the following:
- a CDS encoding AraC family transcriptional regulator, which translates into the protein MREIIINKSSYINFFNELSSQFDCTNYGNELKVTINEESSLTIRGYSINDGLEISEIEGYINEPIKLVRTKNDDPAFVIAYFLTPFRFTNEYDFSDFQIQRKKYWSNIKEDEVFYFPAHQKVSILSIKHSYAMMEKYNQTGVPLINNLLNTKSPFIIYESISKTSQQIIKDVKGCNFNNDIEKLKLDYLTYQLLYNFANKVENRFGKGVLPKRYPETDVEKVFRVKNYIEENYTEVIKAENLAEVAQFSYSKLRKLFKEIVGISILQYANHYKITMAHQWLMDSTHNVSDCTYHLGFSSMTHFGKLFKDKYGCTPSEFIKKAK